Proteins from one Catenulispora sp. GP43 genomic window:
- a CDS encoding thaumatin family protein, with amino-acid sequence MSSTSSTTSSPGSVARPAGAHLITIVNADTQTIWAATNPNAQHPIPQTGWRLDPGQSVTFAVPQGWGGRVWGRTGCTFSASGSGHCLSGDCGGVFQCRGAGAPPATLAELTLDSFDGLDFYDVSLVDGSNLPMYINTSHRVGPDPVSQDGCYQGSCTKPIVCPGPMQVKAAGQVVACTTPCAAFGGDAYCCTGQWSGRQNCDPAKWPVDYAKLVYKDAEPYAYSYAFDDSATMSCKGDCDYRIVFGTSSNR; translated from the coding sequence GTGTCCAGCACATCCAGCACCACCTCCAGTCCCGGATCCGTCGCCCGCCCCGCCGGCGCGCACCTGATCACCATCGTGAACGCCGACACCCAGACCATCTGGGCGGCGACGAACCCGAACGCCCAGCACCCGATCCCGCAGACCGGCTGGCGTCTCGACCCGGGCCAGAGCGTCACCTTCGCGGTCCCGCAGGGCTGGGGCGGCCGGGTCTGGGGACGTACCGGCTGCACCTTCTCCGCCTCCGGCTCCGGCCACTGCCTGAGCGGCGACTGCGGCGGCGTGTTCCAGTGCCGCGGCGCGGGAGCCCCGCCGGCGACCCTCGCCGAGCTGACCCTGGACTCCTTCGACGGCCTGGACTTCTACGACGTGAGCCTGGTCGACGGGTCGAACCTGCCGATGTACATCAACACCAGCCACCGCGTCGGACCGGACCCGGTCTCCCAGGACGGCTGTTATCAGGGCTCGTGCACCAAGCCGATCGTGTGCCCGGGCCCCATGCAGGTCAAGGCGGCCGGCCAGGTCGTGGCGTGCACGACCCCGTGCGCGGCGTTCGGCGGCGACGCCTACTGCTGCACCGGCCAGTGGTCCGGCCGCCAGAACTGCGATCCCGCGAAGTGGCCGGTCGACTACGCGAAGCTGGTGTACAAGGACGCTGAGCCTTATGCGTACTCGTACGCCTTCGACGACTCGGCGACCATGTCCTGCAAGGGCGACTGCGACTACCGCATCGTTTTCGGCACCAGCTCCAACAGATAG
- a CDS encoding DUF742 domain-containing protein: MSTGSPPPRTSWLGSGPSQQSTPPRPRHAADHHAGPDHASPDRASPDHASPDRAGAEKAPPAAAMPRRGETTNPESPPSPRRSTLERIYVITGGRSAPAADLDLVTLIVAADAAPPGLSPEQATIMRLCRRPLSVAEVSAYVRLPFSATAILVADLLATGLLVQRRPIRAAGVDPELLKKVINGLRRL, from the coding sequence GTGAGTACCGGATCGCCGCCGCCCCGGACGTCGTGGCTGGGTTCCGGGCCGTCGCAGCAGTCGACGCCGCCCCGGCCCCGGCATGCCGCCGACCACCATGCCGGCCCAGACCATGCCAGCCCAGACCGTGCCAGCCCAGACCATGCCAGCCCAGACCGTGCCGGCGCCGAAAAGGCTCCGCCGGCCGCGGCCATGCCCCGCCGGGGCGAGACCACGAACCCCGAATCGCCGCCGTCCCCACGCCGCAGCACGCTGGAGCGCATCTACGTCATCACCGGCGGACGCTCCGCCCCGGCTGCCGACCTGGACCTGGTCACGCTGATCGTGGCGGCCGACGCGGCACCCCCCGGCCTGTCGCCGGAACAGGCCACGATCATGCGGCTGTGCCGCCGCCCCCTGTCGGTCGCGGAGGTGTCGGCCTACGTGCGGCTGCCGTTCAGCGCGACCGCGATCCTGGTCGCGGACCTGCTGGCGACGGGTCTGCTGGTCCAGCGCCGGCCGATCCGGGCCGCCGGCGTCGATCCCGAGTTGCTCAAGAAGGTGATCAATGGCCTCCGGCGCCTCTGA
- a CDS encoding NAD(P)/FAD-dependent oxidoreductase — MGTEPAKQPVRAAVIGAGVLGACVGWNLARRGAEVVLIDAGRPGEGVTDWTFSWVNASNKTVRRSYFDLNVAGLAEYRRLSEAVGPESWWYPGGHLRWSDDPATEAKWLQIADLLADWDYRVEVLTGDEARRLEPALSMPAATPVLFYPDEAWVHGRHLVERLVGAAAAAGAECRFGTGVSAIRTDADGSADGSGGGGGDGAVQAVVLSDGSSLAVDVVVNAAGPDASQVAGLVARDLPMRREPGAVTRIACARVPIRHVMHAPHIEIRPDSDASMVLHSREIDALIDTVEDPAELGGLLHESVRRVLPELEGSRIVGTRVSNRPIPADGFPSVGAVPSVPGYYEAVSHSGITLGPVLGRLLAVEILSGTRDALLADFRPERFPAR, encoded by the coding sequence ATGGGGACCGAACCCGCGAAGCAGCCTGTGCGCGCCGCCGTCATCGGAGCGGGCGTCCTCGGAGCCTGCGTGGGCTGGAACCTCGCCCGGCGCGGCGCCGAGGTGGTCCTCATCGATGCCGGCCGGCCCGGCGAAGGCGTCACCGACTGGACCTTCTCGTGGGTCAACGCCAGCAACAAGACCGTGCGCCGGTCCTACTTCGACCTGAACGTCGCAGGGCTCGCCGAGTACCGCCGGCTCTCCGAGGCCGTCGGTCCGGAGTCGTGGTGGTATCCCGGCGGCCACCTGCGCTGGTCCGACGATCCGGCGACGGAGGCGAAGTGGCTGCAGATCGCCGATCTGCTGGCCGACTGGGACTACCGGGTCGAGGTCCTGACCGGGGACGAGGCGCGCCGCCTGGAACCGGCGCTCTCCATGCCCGCGGCCACACCGGTCCTGTTCTATCCGGACGAGGCCTGGGTCCATGGACGCCATCTCGTTGAGCGCCTGGTCGGCGCGGCCGCCGCCGCGGGCGCCGAGTGCCGGTTCGGTACCGGGGTCAGCGCCATCCGCACCGACGCGGACGGGAGCGCGGACGGGAGCGGGGGCGGGGGCGGTGACGGGGCCGTACAGGCCGTCGTCCTGTCCGACGGGAGCAGCCTCGCCGTCGACGTCGTCGTGAACGCGGCCGGGCCCGACGCCTCCCAGGTGGCCGGACTCGTCGCGCGGGACCTGCCGATGCGCAGGGAGCCCGGTGCCGTCACGCGGATCGCCTGCGCCCGGGTGCCGATCCGGCACGTCATGCACGCGCCGCACATCGAGATCCGCCCCGACTCGGACGCCTCGATGGTCCTGCACAGCCGCGAGATCGACGCGCTCATCGACACCGTCGAGGATCCGGCGGAGCTCGGAGGGCTGCTGCACGAATCGGTGCGCCGCGTCCTGCCGGAACTCGAAGGCTCCCGCATCGTGGGCACGCGGGTGTCCAACCGGCCCATCCCGGCCGACGGATTCCCCTCGGTGGGGGCGGTGCCGTCCGTCCCCGGCTACTACGAGGCCGTCTCGCACAGCGGCATCACGCTCGGACCGGTGCTCGGCCGGCTGCTCGCGGTGGAGATCCTGAGCGGGACGCGTGATGCGCTGCTCGCGGACTTCCGCCCGGAGCGCTTCCCCGCTCGGTGA
- a CDS encoding roadblock/LC7 domain-containing protein — protein sequence MDWLLQGLVDGVPGARHALVLTADGMRLAHYAVEEDVADRLAAICAGLQSLSAAVAEMFPGADQRTRMIVIEVGGGFFYVMAAGEGAYVAVVADEGVDAGLMGRQLRDLVVRIGEHLASPARREGR from the coding sequence ATGGACTGGCTGCTCCAGGGTTTGGTGGACGGCGTTCCGGGGGCCCGCCACGCGCTGGTGCTCACCGCGGACGGGATGCGGCTGGCGCACTACGCGGTCGAGGAGGACGTGGCCGATCGCCTGGCCGCGATCTGTGCCGGCCTGCAGAGCCTGTCGGCGGCGGTGGCGGAGATGTTCCCCGGCGCGGACCAGCGGACGCGGATGATCGTCATCGAGGTCGGCGGCGGGTTCTTCTACGTGATGGCCGCCGGCGAGGGCGCGTACGTGGCGGTGGTGGCCGACGAGGGTGTGGACGCCGGGTTGATGGGGCGGCAGCTGCGCGATCTGGTGGTGCGGATAGGCGAGCATCTGGCGAGCCCCGCGCGCCGGGAGGGCAGGTGA
- a CDS encoding ATP/GTP-binding protein: MASGASDRALAAEVHGSRDATDTAEPAGIADTADIAGAAERGEAGLPEPPGAADSPGAPGLPATTSVALKIAVVGPLGVGKTTFVTSVSDISPLTTEEPMSDPAPAGAPPTKSTTTVAMDFGRISIDEHVVLYLFGTPGQERFWFLWDGLVEGALGAIVLVDVRRLDESFDVLERLEDRGVPFVVAANCFPEAPVYPVEELRAAMDLSGWVPVILCDARERSSCRDVLLDLSSYLLELVPKTMR, from the coding sequence ATGGCCTCCGGCGCCTCTGACCGCGCCCTCGCCGCCGAGGTGCACGGTTCGCGCGACGCGACCGACACGGCCGAGCCGGCTGGCATAGCCGACACGGCTGACATAGCCGGCGCAGCCGAGCGCGGCGAAGCCGGCCTCCCCGAACCGCCGGGCGCCGCCGACTCCCCCGGTGCGCCCGGCCTGCCGGCGACCACCTCGGTCGCCCTGAAGATCGCCGTGGTCGGTCCGCTGGGCGTGGGCAAGACCACCTTCGTCACCTCGGTGAGCGACATCTCGCCGCTGACCACCGAGGAGCCGATGTCGGACCCGGCTCCGGCCGGCGCGCCGCCGACGAAGAGCACGACCACCGTCGCCATGGACTTCGGCCGCATCAGCATCGACGAGCACGTGGTCCTCTACCTGTTCGGCACGCCGGGCCAGGAACGTTTCTGGTTCCTGTGGGACGGCCTGGTGGAAGGGGCGCTGGGCGCGATCGTGCTCGTCGACGTCCGGCGCCTGGACGAGAGCTTCGACGTCCTGGAACGCCTGGAAGACCGCGGCGTCCCGTTCGTGGTCGCGGCGAACTGCTTCCCCGAGGCGCCGGTCTACCCGGTGGAGGAGCTGCGCGCGGCGATGGACCTGTCGGGCTGGGTGCCCGTCATCCTCTGCGACGCGCGCGAACGCTCCTCCTGCCGGGACGTCCTGCTCGATCTGAGCAGCTATCTGTTGGAGCTGGTGCCGAAAACGATGCGGTAG
- a CDS encoding sensor histidine kinase — translation MGTALALCGAMAGWGVTVLVTRQRVAVLRVRCADAEAENVRWRQAHSGRAREPAEGPAAPRDREPAAGAGTDAGTITGAGTGAGASADGDTGADFTERAFVNIGRRVQAIVHKQLGDLSEMQERHGGDPAMFADLMRLDHATALIGRFADSLVVLAGERPGRQWSEPVPVFSVLRGAMSRIVDYRRVELAEAPQAELAGTAVEAVVHALAELLDNATRYSPPDSPVALTARRTAGGIMIEVVDAGVGLAPQAAEHVARVLADPGAPGLDLADVGGSPRLGLAVIGRLAHTVGFQASVRPSAAGGVKAQLFLPEELVLVGAATAPVAPRVSGSAGRAPADDARTSDEPGVRANGTADGRPGGLPQRRRRPPTAPPTVARTVRVPGVNDRDRGPFDAKSGPGPGADPGAGPNHGPGPGPGPGSGSSSGPEPEPGPGQWLDAFRGGPAASPGDDDDRERGAAS, via the coding sequence ATGGGAACGGCGCTCGCCTTGTGCGGCGCCATGGCCGGCTGGGGCGTCACGGTACTGGTCACGCGTCAGCGCGTCGCGGTGCTGCGGGTGCGCTGCGCGGACGCCGAGGCCGAGAACGTACGCTGGCGGCAGGCGCACAGCGGCCGCGCCCGTGAGCCGGCCGAGGGCCCGGCGGCTCCGCGCGACCGGGAGCCGGCGGCCGGCGCAGGCACCGACGCAGGCACAATCACTGGCGCAGGTACAGGCGCAGGCGCAAGCGCTGATGGCGACACCGGCGCGGACTTCACCGAGCGCGCCTTCGTGAACATCGGGCGCCGGGTCCAGGCCATCGTCCACAAACAGCTCGGCGACCTCAGCGAGATGCAGGAGCGGCACGGCGGCGATCCGGCCATGTTCGCCGACCTGATGCGCCTGGACCACGCGACGGCGCTGATCGGCCGGTTCGCCGACAGCCTGGTGGTGCTGGCCGGCGAGCGCCCGGGACGCCAGTGGTCCGAACCGGTCCCGGTGTTCAGCGTGCTGCGCGGGGCGATGTCCAGGATCGTCGACTACCGGCGGGTGGAGCTGGCCGAGGCGCCCCAGGCCGAGCTGGCCGGGACGGCGGTGGAGGCGGTCGTGCACGCGCTGGCCGAACTGCTGGACAACGCGACCCGGTATTCGCCCCCTGACTCACCGGTGGCGCTCACGGCGCGCCGCACCGCCGGCGGGATCATGATCGAGGTGGTGGACGCCGGGGTCGGGCTGGCGCCGCAGGCGGCCGAACACGTCGCGCGGGTCCTGGCCGATCCCGGCGCGCCGGGCCTGGACCTCGCCGACGTGGGCGGCTCCCCCAGGCTCGGTCTGGCGGTGATAGGGCGGCTCGCGCACACGGTCGGTTTCCAGGCGAGTGTGCGGCCGTCGGCGGCCGGCGGGGTGAAGGCACAGCTGTTCCTGCCGGAGGAGCTCGTTCTCGTCGGGGCCGCCACGGCCCCGGTGGCGCCTCGCGTATCGGGATCGGCGGGGCGCGCGCCGGCGGATGACGCGCGGACGTCCGATGAGCCGGGTGTGCGGGCGAACGGTACGGCGGACGGACGGCCCGGCGGGCTGCCGCAACGGCGGAGGCGTCCGCCGACGGCGCCGCCGACGGTGGCCAGAACGGTTCGGGTGCCGGGTGTGAACGACCGCGACCGTGGTCCCTTCGACGCGAAATCCGGACCTGGGCCTGGCGCTGACCCTGGCGCTGGCCCCAACCATGGCCCTGGCCCTGGCCCTGGCCCTGGCTCTGGCTCTAGCTCCGGCCCCGAGCCAGAACCCGGCCCCGGGCAGTGGCTCGACGCCTTCCGCGGCGGCCCGGCCGCGTCCCCCGGCGATGACGACGACCGAGAGCGAGGTGCGGCTTCGTGA
- a CDS encoding RNA polymerase sigma factor: MPSPRREVLGAVPERPVAVDEPRTLPTAAYPGWEAIYADNVERIYRLMYAKVGNRHDAEDLTSQVFLTAFGPLRTTASVGEVRAYLLATARTVLATHWRSTLGHQVTVIDVGEAGLEDFSSGPAQDERTGRTTERIGTILAGLPERHRAILTLRFLRGYSIKAAAAELGVSVANAKVLQHRALRRAAGLDKEGEAS, from the coding sequence ATGCCCAGTCCGCGCCGTGAAGTGCTGGGCGCCGTGCCCGAGCGCCCTGTCGCCGTCGACGAGCCGCGGACGCTGCCCACGGCCGCGTACCCGGGCTGGGAGGCGATCTACGCCGACAACGTCGAGCGGATCTATCGCCTCATGTACGCCAAGGTCGGCAACCGCCACGACGCCGAAGACCTGACCTCCCAGGTGTTCCTGACCGCCTTCGGCCCGCTGCGGACCACGGCCAGCGTCGGGGAGGTGCGGGCCTACCTGCTCGCCACGGCGCGCACCGTCCTGGCCACGCACTGGCGCTCGACGCTGGGCCACCAGGTCACGGTGATCGACGTCGGCGAGGCCGGGCTGGAAGACTTCTCCTCGGGACCGGCGCAGGACGAGCGGACCGGCCGGACGACCGAGCGGATCGGGACGATCCTGGCGGGGCTGCCCGAACGGCACCGGGCGATCTTGACGCTGCGCTTCCTGCGGGGCTACTCCATCAAGGCCGCCGCGGCCGAGCTGGGCGTGTCGGTGGCCAACGCCAAGGTGCTGCAACACCGCGCCCTGCGCCGCGCCGCAGGACTGGACAAGGAAGGGGAAGCGTCGTGA
- a CDS encoding thaumatin family protein, translating into MVTTSQTGASTATAPLATVPKSGTTALPGTGTTAPPGTATTAPSGTGPATGPRTLTMVNKLSQTIWPAVAADPKHPVAATGWVLAPGASVTISIPDHWDVRVWARAGCAFNSAGTGHCLSGDCQGKFQCGSTWGEFPSTLAEFNLNAWQGMDFYDVSLVEGNNLPMYVNQSGGRTPDPMSPDGCTKAGCTRDASATCPSVLQVVRGGAVTACKSSCLALGGDQMCCLGQWSSRAACDPAKWPVDSAAVFKKAEPFAYSYVDDDATSVLTCTGECSYRITWGVSP; encoded by the coding sequence ATGGTCACCACGTCACAGACCGGCGCCTCGACGGCCACCGCACCACTGGCCACCGTGCCGAAGTCCGGCACCACCGCCCTGCCCGGTACCGGCACCACCGCCCCACCCGGCACCGCCACCACCGCCCCATCCGGTACCGGCCCCGCCACCGGCCCGCGCACCCTCACCATGGTCAACAAGCTCTCCCAGACCATCTGGCCCGCCGTCGCCGCCGACCCGAAGCACCCCGTCGCCGCGACCGGCTGGGTCCTGGCCCCGGGGGCCAGCGTCACCATCAGCATCCCCGACCACTGGGACGTCCGCGTCTGGGCGCGCGCCGGCTGCGCGTTCAACTCCGCCGGGACCGGCCACTGCCTGTCAGGGGACTGCCAGGGCAAGTTCCAGTGCGGCAGCACCTGGGGCGAGTTCCCCTCCACGCTGGCCGAGTTCAACCTCAACGCCTGGCAGGGCATGGACTTCTACGACGTCAGCCTCGTCGAGGGCAACAACCTGCCGATGTACGTCAACCAGTCCGGCGGCCGCACCCCGGACCCGATGAGCCCGGACGGCTGCACCAAGGCCGGCTGCACCCGCGACGCCAGCGCCACGTGCCCGTCGGTGCTCCAAGTGGTCCGCGGCGGCGCGGTCACCGCGTGCAAGAGTTCGTGCCTGGCCCTGGGCGGCGACCAGATGTGCTGCCTCGGCCAGTGGTCGAGCCGGGCCGCGTGCGACCCCGCCAAGTGGCCGGTCGATTCCGCCGCGGTGTTCAAGAAGGCCGAGCCGTTCGCGTACTCGTACGTGGACGACGACGCCACCAGTGTTCTGACATGCACGGGGGAGTGCAGCTATCGGATTACGTGGGGAGTGAGCCCATGA
- a CDS encoding Rieske (2Fe-2S) protein → MKRPIDRYVDSLLRRRRPAAFAPTEDDIAVARAAIDLAAAAPDAQRPREAFVEDLRRRLAERQDAPPPAPATTEAHRIRGRRRFLTATALTATGVVAGVGVEAALVGSASPAGEGGDQELTPTVGSWQTVAAAADLPEGAVLPFDLGAVTGFVRRVSGRVQAVSGFCTHQGCRLRLDTPHDQLACPCHGATFTLAGAPLTRPHGGSPLPALPRLAVRVDSGNVQVYAPNRA, encoded by the coding sequence GTGAAGCGCCCGATCGACCGCTACGTGGACAGCCTGCTGCGCCGGCGCCGCCCCGCGGCCTTCGCGCCCACCGAGGACGACATCGCCGTCGCCCGCGCCGCCATCGACCTGGCCGCCGCCGCACCCGACGCACAGCGCCCGCGCGAGGCGTTCGTCGAGGACCTGCGCCGCCGCCTCGCCGAGCGGCAGGACGCCCCGCCGCCGGCGCCGGCCACGACGGAGGCCCACCGGATCCGGGGCCGCCGCCGCTTTCTGACCGCGACCGCCCTCACCGCGACCGGCGTCGTCGCGGGCGTTGGCGTGGAGGCGGCCCTGGTCGGTTCGGCGTCCCCGGCGGGCGAGGGCGGCGACCAGGAGCTGACTCCGACCGTCGGCAGCTGGCAGACGGTCGCGGCCGCCGCGGATCTGCCGGAGGGCGCGGTGCTGCCGTTCGACCTCGGCGCGGTGACCGGCTTCGTCCGGCGGGTGTCGGGCCGCGTCCAGGCCGTGTCCGGGTTCTGTACGCACCAGGGCTGCCGGCTGCGCCTGGACACCCCTCACGATCAGCTCGCCTGCCCCTGCCACGGAGCCACCTTCACCCTGGCCGGGGCACCGCTGACACGCCCGCACGGCGGCTCGCCGCTGCCCGCGCTGCCCCGGCTGGCGGTCCGCGTCGACTCCGGGAACGTCCAGGTGTACGCGCCGAACCGGGCCTGA
- a CDS encoding sigma-70 family RNA polymerase sigma factor, which translates to MRAPRGGFDAATVRAAQRGDQAALRDLLAEALPLVYNIVGFALQSHADVDDAVQETMVRAVRSLGDVRDPAAFRSWLVAVAIRQVHDHQRARSAVQARTMPLDEAAAVADPAADFADLTVLRLELTGQRREVAEAAGWLDAGNRELLGLWWLAEHGRLDRAELAEALGVPQNQAAVRIQRLKQQLSATRVVVRALRAPERCRGLSDLTSRWDGHRNALWRKRFVGHTRDCEICDARSSDLVPVEKLLAGLPLAVVPTALAAAVFKAATAAAGGSGVLGLGGGHGVGHGAGSAGGAHGSAGSAGSAALGHGSGKLLGFLPAKAPAVIAAVAAAGAVSVAATAVWAGSSTSGAVPAPTSIAAVTTTSRSAVSIASPSPTPKPSSSSSPAASSPSLSSSSAPKPPASPTAHTGPKKGVAAWGAPALDTALTASKASWYYDWSPSRIDQLGHAGPEFVPMIWGAKNADPATLATARSQGSTLLGFNEPDMGAQSNMTVEQALDLWPKLQATGLRLGSPAVATGAATPGGWLDRFMAGAAARGYRVDFITVHWYGSDFRTGPAVDQLRSYLQAIHDRYHLPIWVTEYALISFSGGTQYPAPNQQAAFVTASAAMLDSLPYVERYAWFGLAASGAQTGTALFQNGSPTPMGVAYEAS; encoded by the coding sequence ATGAGAGCACCGCGGGGCGGATTCGACGCCGCCACCGTGCGGGCGGCGCAGCGCGGCGACCAGGCCGCGCTGCGCGATCTGCTCGCCGAAGCACTGCCGCTGGTCTACAACATCGTCGGCTTCGCCCTCCAGTCGCACGCCGACGTGGACGACGCCGTCCAGGAGACCATGGTCCGCGCCGTCCGGAGCCTGGGCGACGTCCGCGACCCGGCGGCGTTCCGGTCCTGGCTGGTCGCGGTCGCGATCCGCCAGGTCCACGACCACCAGCGCGCACGCAGCGCGGTGCAGGCCCGCACCATGCCGCTGGACGAGGCGGCGGCCGTCGCCGACCCCGCCGCCGACTTCGCCGACCTGACGGTCCTGCGCCTGGAACTGACCGGCCAGCGCCGGGAGGTCGCCGAGGCGGCGGGCTGGCTGGACGCCGGCAACCGCGAGCTCCTGGGGCTGTGGTGGCTGGCCGAGCACGGCCGCCTGGACCGCGCCGAGCTGGCCGAGGCCCTCGGCGTGCCGCAGAACCAGGCCGCGGTGCGCATCCAGCGGCTGAAGCAGCAGCTGTCGGCCACGCGCGTGGTCGTGCGCGCACTGCGGGCGCCGGAGAGATGCCGGGGCCTGTCGGACCTGACGAGCAGGTGGGACGGCCACCGCAACGCCTTGTGGCGCAAACGGTTCGTGGGCCACACCCGGGACTGCGAGATCTGCGACGCGCGCTCGAGCGACCTGGTGCCGGTCGAGAAGCTGCTGGCCGGGCTGCCGCTGGCGGTGGTGCCGACGGCGCTGGCCGCCGCGGTGTTCAAGGCGGCGACGGCGGCGGCCGGCGGATCGGGGGTGCTGGGGCTCGGGGGCGGGCACGGAGTCGGGCACGGGGCTGGTTCGGCCGGCGGTGCTCACGGTTCGGCGGGTTCGGCGGGCTCGGCGGCTCTCGGCCACGGCTCCGGCAAGCTTCTCGGGTTCCTGCCCGCCAAAGCCCCGGCCGTGATCGCGGCGGTGGCCGCGGCCGGCGCTGTCAGTGTGGCCGCCACGGCGGTCTGGGCCGGCTCCTCGACATCCGGCGCTGTGCCGGCACCCACCTCGATCGCCGCCGTGACCACCACTTCCCGCAGCGCGGTGTCCATAGCGAGCCCCTCACCGACCCCCAAGCCGAGCTCGTCGTCGTCGCCGGCCGCCTCCAGCCCCAGCCTCAGTTCCAGCTCCGCCCCGAAGCCGCCGGCATCGCCCACCGCGCACACGGGCCCGAAAAAGGGCGTCGCAGCCTGGGGCGCCCCCGCCCTCGACACCGCACTGACCGCGTCCAAAGCCTCCTGGTACTACGACTGGTCGCCCAGCCGCATCGACCAGCTCGGCCACGCGGGCCCGGAGTTCGTCCCGATGATCTGGGGCGCGAAGAACGCCGACCCCGCCACGCTGGCCACAGCCCGCTCGCAGGGCTCCACCCTGCTCGGCTTCAACGAGCCCGACATGGGCGCGCAGTCCAACATGACCGTGGAGCAGGCGCTGGACCTTTGGCCCAAGCTCCAGGCCACCGGCCTGCGCCTGGGCAGTCCGGCGGTCGCCACCGGCGCGGCCACGCCCGGCGGCTGGCTCGACCGCTTCATGGCCGGTGCGGCGGCGCGCGGCTACCGCGTCGATTTCATCACCGTGCACTGGTACGGCTCGGACTTCCGGACCGGCCCGGCGGTCGATCAGCTTCGGTCCTACCTCCAGGCCATCCACGACCGCTACCACCTGCCGATCTGGGTCACCGAGTACGCGCTCATCTCCTTCTCCGGCGGCACGCAGTATCCGGCCCCGAACCAGCAGGCCGCCTTCGTCACCGCCTCCGCGGCGATGCTCGACTCGCTGCCGTACGTCGAGCGCTACGCGTGGTTCGGGCTGGCGGCGTCGGGTGCCCAGACGGGCACCGCGTTGTTCCAGAATGGTTCGCCGACTCCGATGGGGGTGGCGTATGAAGCATCCTGA
- a CDS encoding peptidase S8: MNPNNSSPAPASASASAPRRGLRVATVVAAASTLVAALTVTAATATAGVAAPNGHGKPAGNVKNACGPARPGQARCFAEVRTDVHGGTGVRGAAAAAAVASGKTAAAATALPAGFGPADLRSAYKLPTTGGANQTVAIVDAGDDPTAEADLAVYRSTYGLPACTTANGCFHKVNEKGAATPLPPDQGWGVEEALDLDMVSAACPQCKILLVEGDSASFDDLGASVNEAVALGATEVSNSYGGTEANGVAAYAPDYTHPGVAVVASSGDSGYGIPSVPAAYTSVVAVGGTSLTKAANTTRGWTETAWQGAGSGCSAWIDKPAWQTDANCPGRMVADVAADADPNTGPAIYVTDTPDLEGLPSGWSIVGGTSASSPFIAGVIGLAGNPQKFPNASAFYSDHSALFDVVGGNNGVFQDCGGDYQCNAVTGYDGPTGWGTPNGIAGF; this comes from the coding sequence ATGAACCCGAACAACTCCAGCCCGGCTCCGGCCTCGGCCTCGGCCTCGGCGCCGCGGCGCGGGCTGCGCGTGGCGACCGTCGTCGCCGCGGCCTCGACCCTGGTGGCCGCGCTGACGGTCACGGCGGCCACGGCCACCGCGGGCGTCGCGGCGCCGAACGGCCACGGCAAGCCGGCGGGCAACGTCAAGAACGCCTGCGGCCCGGCCCGGCCCGGCCAGGCCCGCTGTTTCGCCGAGGTGCGCACCGACGTCCACGGCGGCACCGGCGTCCGGGGCGCGGCGGCCGCGGCGGCCGTGGCGTCCGGCAAGACGGCTGCTGCGGCGACCGCCCTGCCGGCCGGCTTCGGCCCGGCGGACCTGCGCTCGGCCTACAAGCTGCCGACCACCGGCGGCGCCAACCAGACGGTCGCGATCGTCGACGCCGGCGACGACCCGACGGCCGAGGCGGACCTGGCGGTCTACCGCTCCACCTATGGTCTGCCCGCCTGCACCACGGCGAACGGCTGCTTCCACAAGGTGAACGAGAAGGGCGCGGCCACCCCGCTGCCGCCCGACCAGGGCTGGGGCGTGGAGGAAGCCCTCGACCTGGACATGGTCTCGGCGGCCTGCCCGCAGTGCAAGATCCTGCTCGTCGAGGGCGACTCAGCCTCCTTCGACGACCTGGGAGCCTCGGTCAACGAGGCCGTGGCGCTGGGCGCGACCGAGGTCTCCAACAGCTACGGAGGCACCGAGGCCAACGGCGTCGCCGCCTACGCCCCGGACTACACGCACCCCGGTGTCGCGGTCGTCGCCTCCTCCGGTGACAGCGGCTATGGCATCCCGAGCGTCCCGGCCGCGTACACCAGCGTGGTCGCGGTCGGCGGCACGTCGCTGACCAAGGCCGCGAACACCACCCGGGGCTGGACAGAGACCGCCTGGCAGGGCGCCGGCAGCGGCTGCTCCGCCTGGATCGACAAGCCGGCCTGGCAGACCGACGCCAACTGCCCCGGCCGCATGGTCGCGGACGTGGCCGCCGACGCCGACCCCAACACCGGCCCGGCCATCTACGTCACCGACACCCCCGACCTGGAGGGCCTGCCCTCCGGCTGGAGCATCGTCGGCGGCACCAGCGCCTCCTCGCCGTTCATCGCCGGTGTGATCGGCCTGGCCGGGAACCCTCAGAAGTTCCCGAACGCCTCGGCCTTCTACAGTGACCACAGTGCTCTGTTCGACGTCGTGGGCGGTAACAACGGCGTCTTCCAGGACTGCGGCGGCGACTACCAGTGCAACGCGGTCACCGGCTACGACGGGCCGAC